The following proteins are co-located in the Pseudomonas synxantha genome:
- the cyoB gene encoding cytochrome o ubiquinol oxidase subunit I, whose protein sequence is MFGKLSWDAVPFHEPIVMVTIAMIALGGLALVAGITYFKKWSYLWTEWLTSVDHKKIGVMYVIVAMVMLLRGFADAIMMRTQLAMATEGSPGYLPPEHYDQIFTAHGVIMIIFMAMPFFTGLMNLALPLQIGARDVAYPFLNSLSFWLLVSGVVLINVSLGVGEFAKTGWVAYPPLSGLQYSPGVGVDYYIWALQLSGLGTTLTGVNFLATVLKMRAPGMKLMDMPIFTWTCTWANVLIVASFPILAATMALLSLDRYLDFHIFTNELGGNPMMYVNLFWAWGHPEVYILILPAFGIFSEVISTFTGKRLFGHHSMVYASGAISVLGFMVWLHHFFTMGSGASVNAFFGLATMLISIPTGVKLFNWLFTIYHGRLRMTSQVLWTLGFMVTFAIGGMTGVLLAIPGADFVLHNSLFVIAHFHNVIIGGAVFGYIAGFSFYFPKAFGFKLHEGWGKAAFWFWISGFFVAFMPLYALGFMGMTRRLNATTNPEWVPYLYVAMFGAVMIAVGIACQLIQLYVSVRDRKQNACESGDPWNGHTLEWSTSSPPPFYNFAVIPTANTIDAFTEAKEDGTAYQKPKHYEPIHMPSNTATGVVMGALLTVFGFAMIWHIWWLAIASLVGTIGYFIIHAARDDQGYMVPVETIERIEAEQHARLVAEKKIPANRVETSLEQA, encoded by the coding sequence ATGTTTGGTAAATTAAGTTGGGACGCGGTCCCATTCCACGAGCCGATCGTAATGGTGACTATCGCCATGATCGCGCTGGGTGGTCTGGCACTGGTTGCGGGTATCACCTATTTCAAGAAATGGTCCTACCTGTGGACCGAATGGCTGACCTCGGTCGACCACAAGAAAATCGGCGTCATGTACGTCATCGTTGCCATGGTCATGCTGCTGCGTGGTTTTGCCGACGCCATCATGATGCGTACCCAGTTGGCAATGGCCACCGAGGGGTCGCCTGGCTACCTGCCACCTGAACACTATGACCAGATCTTCACCGCCCACGGTGTGATCATGATCATCTTCATGGCGATGCCTTTCTTCACCGGCTTGATGAACCTGGCATTGCCGCTGCAGATCGGTGCGCGTGACGTTGCCTACCCGTTCCTGAACTCCCTGAGCTTCTGGCTGCTGGTGTCCGGCGTGGTGCTGATCAACGTGTCCCTGGGCGTCGGCGAATTCGCCAAGACCGGTTGGGTTGCGTATCCGCCATTGTCGGGCTTGCAATACAGTCCGGGCGTTGGTGTGGACTACTACATCTGGGCGCTACAGTTATCAGGACTAGGGACGACATTGACGGGGGTCAACTTCCTGGCCACCGTCCTGAAAATGCGCGCCCCTGGCATGAAACTGATGGACATGCCGATCTTCACCTGGACCTGCACCTGGGCAAACGTACTGATCGTGGCCTCGTTCCCGATCCTGGCCGCTACCATGGCGCTGCTGTCGCTTGACCGTTACCTGGATTTCCACATTTTCACCAATGAACTTGGTGGCAATCCAATGATGTACGTGAACCTGTTCTGGGCATGGGGTCACCCTGAGGTGTACATCCTGATCCTGCCAGCGTTCGGTATCTTCTCCGAAGTGATCTCGACCTTTACCGGCAAGCGCCTGTTCGGTCACCACTCGATGGTCTACGCATCGGGCGCAATCTCCGTACTGGGCTTCATGGTCTGGTTGCACCACTTCTTCACCATGGGCTCGGGGGCCAGCGTCAACGCCTTCTTCGGCCTGGCGACGATGCTGATTTCCATCCCGACGGGGGTGAAGCTATTCAACTGGCTGTTCACCATCTATCACGGTCGTCTGCGCATGACCAGCCAGGTCCTGTGGACCCTGGGCTTCATGGTGACCTTCGCCATCGGCGGCATGACCGGCGTACTGCTGGCCATCCCGGGTGCTGACTTCGTCCTGCACAACAGCCTGTTCGTGATCGCGCACTTCCACAACGTGATCATCGGTGGTGCGGTATTCGGCTACATCGCTGGCTTCAGCTTCTACTTCCCGAAAGCGTTCGGCTTCAAGCTGCACGAAGGCTGGGGCAAGGCTGCATTCTGGTTCTGGATCTCGGGCTTCTTCGTCGCGTTCATGCCGCTCTATGCACTGGGCTTCATGGGCATGACCCGTCGTCTGAACGCCACCACCAACCCTGAGTGGGTACCGTACCTGTACGTTGCCATGTTCGGTGCGGTGATGATCGCCGTGGGTATCGCCTGCCAGTTGATCCAGCTGTACGTGAGCGTCCGTGACCGTAAGCAGAACGCTTGCGAATCCGGCGACCCATGGAATGGCCACACCCTGGAATGGTCGACCTCGTCGCCACCACCGTTCTACAACTTCGCCGTGATCCCGACTGCGAACACCATCGATGCGTTCACCGAAGCCAAGGAAGACGGTACTGCGTACCAGAAGCCCAAGCACTACGAACCGATCCACATGCCAAGCAACACCGCCACTGGTGTGGTGATGGGCGCGCTGTTGACCGTGTTCGGTTTCGCGATGATCTGGCACATCTGGTGGCTGGCAATCGCGAGCCTGGTGGGCACTATCGGTTACTTCATCATTCACGCTGCCCGTGATGATCAAGGCTACATGGTGCCGGTCGAAACGATCGAACGCATCGAAGCCGAGCAGCACGCTCGCCTGGTAGCCGAGAAGAAGATTCCGGCCAACCGTGTAGAAACCTCGTTGGAACAGGCTTAA
- a CDS encoding cytochrome o ubiquinol oxidase subunit III: MSNLVTNAGHAHVDDHGHDDHHHDSGPMTVFGFWLYLMTDCILFASIFAVYAVLVNNVAGGPSGHDIFELPYVLGETALLLFSSITYGFAMLAFYKGNKKGVLSWLALTFLFGLGFIGMEINEFHLLISEGYGPHRSGFLSAFFTLVGTHGLHVTAGLLWMAVMMYQVNKHGLTNTNKTRLTCLSLFWHFLDVVWICVFTVVYLMGTL; encoded by the coding sequence ATGTCGAACTTAGTGACCAATGCTGGACACGCCCATGTCGATGACCATGGGCACGATGACCATCACCACGACTCGGGGCCAATGACCGTCTTCGGTTTCTGGCTCTACCTGATGACCGACTGCATCTTGTTTGCGTCGATCTTCGCGGTGTACGCGGTACTGGTAAACAACGTAGCGGGTGGCCCGTCGGGCCACGACATCTTCGAACTGCCTTACGTGCTCGGCGAAACCGCCTTGCTGTTGTTCAGTTCGATCACCTACGGCTTCGCCATGTTGGCCTTCTACAAGGGCAACAAGAAGGGCGTACTGAGCTGGTTGGCACTGACCTTCCTGTTTGGCCTGGGCTTCATCGGCATGGAGATCAACGAGTTCCACCTGCTGATCTCCGAAGGCTACGGCCCGCACCGTTCCGGCTTCCTGTCGGCGTTCTTCACGCTGGTCGGCACCCACGGTCTGCACGTAACGGCCGGCCTGCTGTGGATGGCGGTGATGATGTATCAGGTCAATAAGCACGGCCTGACCAACACCAACAAGACTCGCCTGACTTGCCTGAGCCTGTTCTGGCACTTCCTGGACGTGGTCTGGATCTGCGTCTTCACCGTTGTTTACCTGATGGGGACTCTGTAA
- the cyoD gene encoding cytochrome o ubiquinol oxidase subunit IV, which yields MANAHSHDHDSHDASHGSVKSYAIGFILSVILTIIPFGLVMYPTLPKSITLMIVLAFAVIQVLVHLVYFLHLDRSKEQRDNVVAFVFAGIVIVLLVGLSIWIMFSIHTFMMAK from the coding sequence ATGGCTAATGCACACTCCCATGACCATGACAGCCATGATGCGAGCCACGGCAGCGTTAAGTCCTACGCTATCGGCTTCATCCTGTCGGTAATCCTGACGATCATCCCGTTTGGTCTGGTGATGTACCCGACCCTGCCGAAGTCGATCACCTTGATGATCGTGCTGGCATTCGCGGTGATTCAGGTGCTGGTTCACCTGGTGTACTTCCTGCACCTGGATCGTTCCAAAGAACAGCGCGACAACGTGGTTGCGTTCGTGTTTGCAGGGATCGTAATCGTGCTGCTGGTTGGCCTGTCGATATGGATCATGTTCAGCATCCATACGTTCATGATGGCGAAGTGA